The genomic stretch ATTCCAAAGGTAGTTGAAGACGCATTTATTGCGACTGAGGATGTTCGTTTTTATAAGCATAAAGGAGTTGATATTCGTCGGGTATTCGGAGCGGTTTTAGCGAATATTACTGGGGGATTTGGTTCACAAGGTGGAAGTACAATCACACAGCAAGTAGTAAAAAACTCATTTTTATCATCTCAAAAAACGATTAAGCGTAAAGTGCAAGAATGGTATTTAGCTTTTAAATTAGAACAACGTTATTCTAAACATCAAATATTAGAAATGTATTTAAATAAAGTATATTTTTCAAACGGGCTTAAAGGGCGCGGTGTTTATGGTGTAGCAAAAGCGTGTGAAACGTATTTTAGTAAAGATTTATCTAAAATTACTTTACCTGAAGCCGCAACTTTGGCAGGTATGGTGAAGGCTCCAAATAGTTATAATCCAGCTAAACATCCAGTTGAGTCACAAAATAGAAGAGACACTGTTTTAAGTCAAATGAAAAAATACGGTTATATAACTGATTCACAATACAATACTGCAAAAGCTATCCCAATGAAATCATTAGTAAAAGTACATGAATCAGGTGGTACAAAATTTCAGTCATTTATTGATGTTGTAGTTAATGAAGTAGATAAAAATAGCGACGCAAATGTTTATACAGATGGGCTAACAATTGAAACAACTTTAGATCCAAAAGCCCAACAAAAAGCAGATGAGATTCTAGCACGAGGTAAAGGTTTTTATCCAAGTGATGAATTTCAAACAGGCTTTGTATTATTAGATACAAAAACTGGTGAAGTTCGCGCAGTAGGAGCGGGTAGAAACACAAGTTCCGGTGGATTAAATTTTGCTACAGATATTAAAAGACAGCCGGGATCTTCTATTAAACCTATACTTGATTATGGTCCTGCTATTCAATATTTAAAATGGTCGACTTTTCATCAAATTCTTGATGAACCCTATTCATACTCGAATGGAACGCCAATTCGAAATTGGGACAGAGGATATAAAGGTAATATTTCAATTCGATTAGCACTCGTGGATTCTAGAAATATCCCTGCATTAAAAACTTTTCAGGCAGTAGGGAGCGAAAAATCACGAGAATTTGGTAATGGGTTAGGTTTTAATTTTGCGAAGAATACATTTTATGAATCATATTCGATTGGTGGGTTCACTGGCGTCTCAGCTATGGAAATGGCAGGAGCATATGCGGCGTTTGGTAATGGTGGAACATATAATAAGCCTCATTCCGTTAAAAAAATCATTTATCCAGATAAAACAGAAAAAGTATTTGCAACTCAGCCAAAACAAGCAATGAGTGATTATACTGCTTATATGGTTACAGATATGCTGCGTGATGTTGTAAAAACGCCACTTGGTACTGGTAGAAGAGCAAATGTGCCTGGACTTGATATGGCGGGTAAAACAGGAACAACGAATTACACAGATGAAGTAAAACAAAAATATGGATTCCCAGATAACGCAACACGAGATAGTTGGTTCATCGGTTATTCTTCTGATGTTACAATGGCAGTATGGACAGGATATGAAAAAAATAAGAAAAATAATTTCCTTGGAAAAAGTTCAACCACTATTGCTAAATTTATCGCCAGGGATATGTTAGCAGCTAATGGAAATCGAAATGCTGTTTTTATAAAACCTTCGTCAGTCGAAGAAATACGTCATGAATTATATATTCGTGGGGAAAAAGTAGATGATATACCTAAGGATATTGTCATTCAATCTGTAAAAGATGTAAAAGCAAATTATGATCCTGTAACAAGCAATATTTCAATAAATTGGACGTACCCTGCAGATTTACTACCAAAAACAACTTTCGAAGTAAATTATACTGTAAATGGTGTAAGTGGCCAAACTCAGAAAATTCAAGGTACAGCTACAAGTATTAATGGAATCGTCCCAGGCAACGTTGTAAAAATAACTATTATAGCTACAAATGCTGAAGGTAAGAGTTCTCCTGTTACCGTTACAGTAGATTTAACATCGACTGAGCAGCCTACAACACCTCCAACAAATGAAGGAGATCAAGGCAATGGGAATAAAGAAGGCAACGGAAACGGAAACGGAACAGGTGAAGGTGGCTCAAATCAAGGTGGAAACGAAACGAATCCAGGAACAGGAACAGGTACTGGAACGGGTACAGGTACTGGAACTGGAACTGGAGGAACTGGTGAAGATAATGGAGATAACACGACAAATCCAGTTGTCCCTAATCCTAAAAAACCGTAGCAGACATAAGAACGAAATGAGGAAATTAAACGCATTGAGTAAGATCAATGCGTTTTTTTATGTACCTTCTTGAAAGGAGAGTTAAAATGAATGATGAATTTACGATCAATATTTATTTAAATAAAAGTGATAACGTATTTGCAAGCTATTACAATACTGACGATTTACATTTAAATTCAGATTTAGAAGATTTTATTATTTCCAAGCTACATAATGCAAAACAAAAAATATAAAGATTACATATTATGGACAAAAAAATATTGATGAAGACTCATTAAAATCGGCAACATTTAACTCTTTTTCAAAACTTATGAAAGAAGACGAGCTCGTTTATACTAGAAATATTAAAAAGACCATCATCTTATTTGTTATAGGGATTTTAATTGGTGTGTTTTATTTGACGCTTTCAAGTAAACATGAATATATAGGAGGAATATTGACTATTGTTTGCTGGGTATTTATTTGGTCAGGAACGGAAGTATATTTCTTTGATAATTTACAAATTAAGTAGAAAATCAGAAAATGTAAGGAATTGCTTAGTACAGATGTATACAAAAAAACCTCCGAATAAACAAGGTTTTTTTTGAATTTTACTTATTTATCTCTACATTATGAAAAGTATTTTTCAAGATGTAGTAAGATTGTTTAATTCGCTCATGATAAATAGGTGAATCATCATTTGAATCTAATGAAACTAAAGCTTCACCAACGTATGTTTAAAAAATTTTCACTTCAAATACATGCATCTATTTATAAATTTCAAAAAAACACAGGTATTAATGAAAATACTGCTTTATCTCAGTCATTAGAAATTCAATTATTACACTGATATAAAATCAAGCTTGGATCGAATATTTGATATTTTAGATATAAGAACTGAGCTATTGAATCATGCATTAGAGAAAATTGACGAAAATAGATAAACTTTAAAAACACAACAAAAAATAATAGAGGATCAAAATAGAAGAATTAACACAATCGTTGATAAATTGATTGGAAAAATGTAGAGTACTTAATCTAGTTTTTATATAGATTAAAGACGATATATTTCAACTTTTTGTATACGTAATATAATTGATCATATGATATTAAATGCACTATTGCCTGATCATGTAATAAGTGAATCAGTCGTTAGTCTAAAAAATATAGTTGACACTTTTAACTGTAAAGAATAAAATTACAGTATACTCATTTAAATTGAGCATGGAGATAACTTATTTCGTTTTAACAGTTAAAAATCATTTTTATCTTAACTGTAATTTTTTTTATTACATTTTCAAATATAAGGAGTGTGTAAAAGAATGGTGAATCTATACTTAACACCAAGTTGTACATCATGTCGTAAAGCAAAAGCATGGTTAGATGAACATAATATTGAATATAGTGTTAAAAATATTATGAATGAATCACTTACACTTGAGGAGATTAAATCTATTCTACGCATGACAGAAACTGGAACGGACGAAATTATATCGAATAAATCAAAAACGTTCCAAGAATTAAATATAAATATTGAATCGCTACCACTTAATGAATTATATCAATTAATCATAAACAATCCAAAAATGCTGCGCATGCCAATAATCCAAGACGAAAAAAGATTACAGATTGGTTATAATGAAGAAGAAATTCGGAGTTTTCTTCCTCGTAAGCTACGAACAGTCTCATTCAATAAGTTACAAAAAGTAGCTAATTCATAATCGTATTAAAAGGTCAGTTTTCTTGACAAGATAATCTGTAACAAATAAAATTACAGTAATATTTAATATCATCGAACTTTAAATAATGATTATAGGAGGCAGGCCATGAATAGTGATTTCACTCTTGCCATTCATAGTTTAACGTATCTCGCGCTGCAGCCTGATCGGATGTCTACAAGTGATGCAATATCAGAGAGTGCCTGTGTTCATGCTGTACGTATTCGAAAAGTGCTTAGTTTGTTAAAAAAGCATGGATTTATAAAATCGAAAGAAGGAACTGGTGGTGGATTTATATTTGCCACTGATTTAAATGAAGTGAATCTTTGGGATATTTATTTGATCACTTCTGAGGGTGCATTGCAGCCAAAGTGCCCTGAATCAAATGAAAAGTGTGTTGTTGGGGCAAACATGCAAAATGTTCTTTTTAATATTTTCTTAGGCGCAGAAGAACATCTTGGAGGATATCTAAAGCAATACACTATTAAAGACATTATCGATCATATCAAATATGAGAAGTGAGAAATTAAAACAGTGAGGGCTTAGCCTTCGTTTAATTGAAATGTAATAAAAAAGATTACAGTTTGATTTAAGTGCTTTTTTGATTACAAATTTTTTAACTTATAACTCTAAAAAAGAAGGTGCAAAAAATGAATTTAAATATTGATACAATTTTAAAAACAGGAGACTGGGTTAAAGGTATTTCAATGGGTGGAGAGTTAGTAATTGGTTTTATTGAATCCTTTACGATTCAAGATGAAATAGTAAAGGTAAATGTAATAACCTCAGATAATGAAAAGACTGTTGGGAAAACAATTAACATGCTAAATAAAAACGTAAAGAAATTGCCAGATTCGAAAGTGACAAACAAAGAACAAATTTCCTTTCTAATTGACTTAGCCCTTTCAACTGGGGACGAGGAGTGGTTTGAGGAGTTATCATCTCAGTTAAAATCCATGAGACAACTTGTTAGTGGATTAAAATAGCGCTAGTCTATTTTTCTTAGAAATGTAAATTATTTAAACTATATAGGTACGGTTTTAAGTATGATATTTAAAGGGATTAGAACTATAATCCGATACTGATTTGTTAACGTAGCCCTAGATATTAATCAAATAATAATAATCCCTTTTAAGATTTCTAAAGCTTATTTAGCATATTGCTATAGTTGAATGAAGGGTACCTAAAAGTTGTCTAATTAGACAACTTTTTTTTATTTTATAATTAAACACTGAAATTTTACTGAGCCATTAATAAAAAAATTATTTAATCATTCAGATACTTGCTCGATCTATACTTTAAAAAAGGAAATTTAACAATCTTAATATAACTATTTTTGTCATTTCAATGTTTGTAAAAATAAATTGTTTTTGTAAATAATTACATCTCATATGATTTTCAATAATTTTATTAAACTAAAAAGTCAAAATGATAAATATATATGTTTAATAGAGCATAAAAAGAGTATAGCGGAGGAGTGAAAAATGACTAAAGGGTTAAAATTAGTGGGGCTAATCGCTTTCATAAGTATTTTGAATGTGATTGTATTTTCTCCTGGATTAATCGGAATCCAATTAACTAATTCAAGTGCTTTTCAAACTGCTTTTGGTGTTTCGTTCATAATAGCGAATATATTCGTACTAATTTTTAGCATGTTCCATCTATACTTTAAATCTGCAGAAGTAAAACCAATCAGGAAACTAAAAACGAATGAAGACTATGTCGAGGCTCTTAGTCGCTTTAAAAATAGTAAAGTTTTAAAAGATGATATTATTACCTCAATCGAGCAAATACAGCGAATGAAAAAGAAAAAAGGATTGTTTAATAGTTTACTCTCTAATCGTTTTTCACCAACAGAAATTACATACAGCAAGTTTGCAGCTGTTGTGGACGAGGTTGAAACTTTATTTTATTTAACGATTAGAAACATCTTAAATAAAATCAGTACTTTTGATGAATCTGAATACAGAAAGATAAAAGGTAAAGATGGCTTTCGATATTCAAAGTCTTTACTCCAAGAAAAGATTAATCTGTATAATGAGTATTTCGAATTTATTCAAAGAGCAGTTGAAATGAATGAGGAAATTCTAGTCAATATTGATAAATTAATTTTGGAAATTTCTAGGCTTGATGAAATCGGAATTGATGAAATTGAAAATATGGAATGTATGAAAGAAATTGATTCTTTAATTCAACAAACAAAACATTATAGACAATGAATGAAAGGATGAAAAAAATGAAAAAAAGTAAATTTTTTTTCGCATCTATTATCGTTATCGTTATTGTTTTTCTTCTTGTCTATATCGGAGTAAATTTAACGTCAGATAAAAAAGTAGTAAAAATTACAGATAAAAATAAAAGTCAGCAATTAGAAAAAATGATATCTAACATAGATATTTCCAAGGTAAAGCCAATTAAAGGGCAGATTGACTTAAATACAGCTGATGTAGCAAGTGAACTTCCTGATATTTCAAAATTTCCTGTATCAGTTGAAAATACAACTGAAAACTATGTTGAAATATTTTCGTCAACAGAAAAATCAAGTGATGGGAAAAATGGTTGGTTAAATGAAGTTGCAAGTAAATTTAATAATGCAAAATTCAATTTAAATGGTCATCAAGTATCTGTAAAAATTCGAAACATAGCATCTGGAACGGCAACGGATTTTATTAAATCAAGTAAATACGTCCCAGATGCATTTACACCTTCAAATGAACTTTGGGGTCAAATGATTACAGCAAGTGGCGTTAAAACAGAAACAATTTCGAGCCGATTAGTCGGCAATGTACCTGGTATTGTCATTTCAAAGGCAAAATATGATGAATTGATGAAAAAATACGGAAAAGTCGATACGAAAACTGTTATTGATGCTATGACGAAAAATGAATTATCTATGGGTTATACGGATCCATTTACTAGTTCAACAGGTTTGAATTTTTTAGTTACTGCATTAAATTCCTTTGATTCAAAAGATGTTTTAAGTGAAACTGCTGTAAAAGGTTTTGAAAGTTTCCAAGCAAATGTACCTTTCATTGCTTCAACAACACTTCAAATGAGTGATGCTGCGGAATCGGGTGTTTTAGATGCATTTGTATTAGAGTATCAATCATATGTTAATTTACCTGATTTAAAAAATAGATACGAGTTTATCCCGTTTGGGGTACGTCATGACAGCCCTCTTTATGCATTAGGGGATTTACCGAAGGATAAAATTGATATATTGAATAAATTTGCAGAATTTACAGGTCAAAGTAATCTTCAAGAACTGGCAAAAAAAGATGGATTTAACGGGTTGAATAACTATACTTCAGAGCTAAAAGCGATCGATGGTAATACATTAACAGCTGCACAGAAACTTTGGAAAGGAAAGAAAAATACTTCAAATCCAATTGCAGCCGTATTTGTAGCAGATGTTTCAGGTAGTATGGATGGAAAGCCATTAAATGAGTTAAAAGAATCATTACTAAAAGGTCAAAAGTATTTAGGAAGGGATAATAGTATTGGTTTAATCTCATATT from Arthrobacter citreus encodes the following:
- the spxA gene encoding transcriptional regulator Spx; the encoded protein is MVNLYLTPSCTSCRKAKAWLDEHNIEYSVKNIMNESLTLEEIKSILRMTETGTDEIISNKSKTFQELNINIESLPLNELYQLIINNPKMLRMPIIQDEKRLQIGYNEEEIRSFLPRKLRTVSFNKLQKVANS
- a CDS encoding PBP1A family penicillin-binding protein → MANEYRSREERKRLEKPSKKPSTKSEGLWKKITVTLLSIVIVFILVGVGIFAYLVSGAPALDESKLKVPLSSTIVDKDGNVVAELGREQRTKVSYNEIPKVVEDAFIATEDVRFYKHKGVDIRRVFGAVLANITGGFGSQGGSTITQQVVKNSFLSSQKTIKRKVQEWYLAFKLEQRYSKHQILEMYLNKVYFSNGLKGRGVYGVAKACETYFSKDLSKITLPEAATLAGMVKAPNSYNPAKHPVESQNRRDTVLSQMKKYGYITDSQYNTAKAIPMKSLVKVHESGGTKFQSFIDVVVNEVDKNSDANVYTDGLTIETTLDPKAQQKADEILARGKGFYPSDEFQTGFVLLDTKTGEVRAVGAGRNTSSGGLNFATDIKRQPGSSIKPILDYGPAIQYLKWSTFHQILDEPYSYSNGTPIRNWDRGYKGNISIRLALVDSRNIPALKTFQAVGSEKSREFGNGLGFNFAKNTFYESYSIGGFTGVSAMEMAGAYAAFGNGGTYNKPHSVKKIIYPDKTEKVFATQPKQAMSDYTAYMVTDMLRDVVKTPLGTGRRANVPGLDMAGKTGTTNYTDEVKQKYGFPDNATRDSWFIGYSSDVTMAVWTGYEKNKKNNFLGKSSTTIAKFIARDMLAANGNRNAVFIKPSSVEEIRHELYIRGEKVDDIPKDIVIQSVKDVKANYDPVTSNISINWTYPADLLPKTTFEVNYTVNGVSGQTQKIQGTATSINGIVPGNVVKITIIATNAEGKSSPVTVTVDLTSTEQPTTPPTNEGDQGNGNKEGNGNGNGTGEGGSNQGGNETNPGTGTGTGTGTGTGTGTGGTGEDNGDNTTNPVVPNPKKP
- a CDS encoding Rrf2 family transcriptional regulator, with protein sequence MNSDFTLAIHSLTYLALQPDRMSTSDAISESACVHAVRIRKVLSLLKKHGFIKSKEGTGGGFIFATDLNEVNLWDIYLITSEGALQPKCPESNEKCVVGANMQNVLFNIFLGAEEHLGGYLKQYTIKDIIDHIKYEK
- a CDS encoding IDEAL domain-containing protein: MNLNIDTILKTGDWVKGISMGGELVIGFIESFTIQDEIVKVNVITSDNEKTVGKTINMLNKNVKKLPDSKVTNKEQISFLIDLALSTGDEEWFEELSSQLKSMRQLVSGLK
- a CDS encoding VWA domain-containing protein; this translates as MKKMKKSKFFFASIIVIVIVFLLVYIGVNLTSDKKVVKITDKNKSQQLEKMISNIDISKVKPIKGQIDLNTADVASELPDISKFPVSVENTTENYVEIFSSTEKSSDGKNGWLNEVASKFNNAKFNLNGHQVSVKIRNIASGTATDFIKSSKYVPDAFTPSNELWGQMITASGVKTETISSRLVGNVPGIVISKAKYDELMKKYGKVDTKTVIDAMTKNELSMGYTDPFTSSTGLNFLVTALNSFDSKDVLSETAVKGFESFQANVPFIASTTLQMSDAAESGVLDAFVLEYQSYVNLPDLKNRYEFIPFGVRHDSPLYALGDLPKDKIDILNKFAEFTGQSNLQELAKKDGFNGLNNYTSELKAIDGNTLTAAQKLWKGKKNTSNPIAAVFVADVSGSMDGKPLNELKESLLKGQKYLGRDNSIGLISYSADVTINLPIAKYDANQQSKFVGAVSSLDAGGDTATNDAILVAINMLKEEMKKNPNVRPLIFVLTDGETNHGHSLKNVKGIIKAYKIPIYTIGYNANIKALESISNINEAANINADSDDVIYKIRNLFNVQL